The sequence below is a genomic window from Rhodospirillales bacterium.
GCGGCGGCATCGATCGGCGGCTCGATGGTCACCGTGATCGGCCCTCGGCGCGGAAACCAGCTCTGGTCGCGGAGCACCGAACGGGTACCCCGGATCACGACCGGAACCACCGGAACCCGTGCGGCGACCGCAGCCTCGAAGGCGCCGAGTCGGAACGGCAGCAAGCCCGGCGCGCGCATCAAGGTGCCTTCCGGAAAGTACATCAGATCGCGCCCGCCCCGGATGCGCTCGACCAGGCGCTTGGAATCGGCGATGGCGTCTTCCTTGGCCAGGCGCCGGACGTATTCGGCGCCGATCCGA
It includes:
- a CDS encoding 1-acyl-sn-glycerol-3-phosphate acyltransferase produces the protein PRNRPCVFVANHASYLDGFVLTAAIPRPFSFVAKAELGEQFLPRLLLDRIGAEYVRRLAKEDAIADSKRLVERIRGGRDLMYFPEGTLMRAPGLLPFRLGAFEAAVAARVPVVPVVIRGTRSVLRDQSWFPRRGPITVTIEPPIDAAAVAASESDPFKAALKVRDLARESILRRCGEPDASHVHLPF